One genomic segment of Capsicum annuum cultivar UCD-10X-F1 unplaced genomic scaffold, UCD10Xv1.1 ctg5328, whole genome shotgun sequence includes these proteins:
- the LOC124893046 gene encoding uncharacterized protein LOC124893046 has protein sequence MENEGERKNNFVVSFSSLRKNVVKVLDIIERLKNEEDQNAVGMADQIEKLKRHLVFICTYVELSHCDLEEFDDEMGDDSRQEVENLLQQILDDVDNNVRR, from the exons ATGGAAAatgaaggagaaagaaaaaacaaCTTTGTG gtgtctttttcttctcttcgcAAAAACGTTGTCAAAGTTCTGGATATCATAGAGAGGTTAAAGAATGAAGAAGATCAAAATGCTGTTGGCATGGCCGATCAAATTGAAAAGCTGAAACGTCATCTGGTATTTATTTGTACATATGTAGAGCTTTCTCATTgtgatttggaagagtttgacGATGAAATGGGTGATGATTCAAGACAAGAGGTTGAGAATCTGCTTCAACAAATTTTGGATGATGTTGACAACAATGTCAGAAGGTGA